From a single bacterium genomic region:
- a CDS encoding nucleotidyl transferase AbiEii/AbiGii toxin family protein, producing the protein MIPTADIIAWRADHPWVSNAQVEQDLIIARAMLDMFALPSLRDQLAMRGGTALHKLYLTPASRYSEDIDLVQTQAVPIGQVMDGIHETLDPWLGTPRRIQKENDVKLIYRVDSEIAPIVPIRIKIEINTREHTAVEGWMEQSHSVTSRWYEGRNTIPTFTIEELLGTKLRALFQRRKGRDLFDLWHGLRQGLADPARIADIFQSYMSMEGQVVSQREFSRNLAQKMTHAGFQSDLPPLLRPGIHYDSVEAHRLVETELISRI; encoded by the coding sequence ATGATTCCGACTGCCGATATCATTGCATGGCGCGCTGACCATCCTTGGGTTTCCAATGCCCAGGTCGAGCAGGATTTGATCATAGCGCGTGCGATGCTGGATATGTTCGCTCTTCCATCGTTGCGGGATCAGCTGGCCATGCGCGGAGGTACAGCGCTGCACAAGCTGTATCTGACGCCTGCTTCGCGATATTCGGAGGATATCGATCTGGTGCAAACGCAAGCGGTCCCGATCGGTCAAGTAATGGACGGCATCCACGAGACGCTCGATCCGTGGTTGGGTACACCACGGAGAATACAGAAGGAGAACGATGTCAAGTTGATCTATAGGGTGGATTCGGAAATAGCACCCATAGTGCCGATAAGGATAAAAATCGAGATCAACACGCGTGAACACACTGCGGTGGAAGGGTGGATGGAACAATCTCATAGCGTGACCTCGCGCTGGTACGAAGGGCGGAACACGATACCGACATTCACGATCGAAGAATTGCTCGGGACGAAATTACGCGCGTTGTTTCAGCGTCGAAAGGGCCGTGACCTGTTTGACCTTTGGCATGGACTGAGGCAAGGTCTTGCGGATCCTGCGCGTATCGCCGACATTTTTCAATCATACATGAGTATGGAAGGACAGGTTGTCTCGCAGAGGGAGTTTTCACGGAACCTGGCGCAGAAAATGACACACGCAGGATTCCAAAGTGATTTGCCACCGCTGTTACGGCCAGGTATTCATTATGATTCTGTTGAAGCGCATCGCCTTGTGGAGACGGAATTGATCAGTAGGATCTGA
- a CDS encoding type IV toxin-antitoxin system AbiEi family antitoxin, producing the protein MAHKTITEFVDQLQQRARYSFTREEAERSIETNRAALTKGLQRLQHAGRIQKIRRGFYVIVPIEYRTGGMVPPDWFVDDLMKYLGCQYYVGILSAAALFGASHQQAQEYHIITTRPLRAIRLVNMNVRFFLKRSATDTPTTSIKGYTGSFPVSTAAATALDLVRFAHDIGGLDTVLTVLDELVDEIIPEDLVHAADREPDLSIVQRAGWLLEQTKRRPVTVDLAEWLSEKHPSKTRLDVRAPLIGSKKDPRWQVIVNADPQSDV; encoded by the coding sequence ATGGCACACAAAACGATCACGGAATTTGTGGATCAGCTGCAGCAGCGGGCGAGATATTCGTTTACCCGTGAAGAAGCAGAACGATCGATCGAGACGAACCGTGCAGCGCTTACGAAAGGGCTGCAACGGCTTCAGCACGCAGGCAGGATCCAGAAAATCCGTCGTGGATTTTATGTGATTGTCCCAATCGAGTATCGGACAGGAGGTATGGTACCGCCTGATTGGTTCGTGGATGACCTGATGAAGTATCTTGGGTGCCAGTACTACGTGGGGATCCTTTCGGCGGCAGCACTATTTGGTGCGAGCCATCAGCAAGCGCAGGAGTACCACATCATAACGACACGCCCGCTGCGTGCAATACGACTGGTGAATATGAATGTTCGTTTTTTCCTGAAACGGAGTGCGACAGACACGCCGACAACTTCCATCAAAGGTTATACTGGAAGTTTCCCCGTTTCAACTGCAGCTGCGACCGCATTGGATCTTGTTCGCTTTGCGCATGACATCGGTGGGCTCGACACGGTACTGACTGTTCTGGATGAACTTGTTGATGAGATTATTCCAGAGGATCTGGTACATGCCGCAGATCGCGAACCCGATCTCAGCATCGTTCAGCGCGCGGGCTGGTTGCTGGAGCAGACGAAGCGTCGCCCTGTTACGGTCGATCTTGCAGAGTGGCTTTCAGAAAAACATCCCTCCAAGACGCGGTTGGACGTGCGAGCTCCGTTGATTGGAAGTAAGAAGGATCCTCGCTGGCAGGTTATCGTGAACGCTGATCCGCAGAGCGACGTATGA
- a CDS encoding VWA domain-containing protein produces MRLKAAIASLVLLLATIPAASQPLSVSIESIDASRLPRLKMETAVRWNGAQLLSTQGLTLSVIENGQSIPADIWCPDTATGTAVALVLDNSGSMTGVDFDSLKTGALSVVRMLGIGDEAAIYHFSNGGERVIDFTGDIPSLETAIGNLAIGANTPIYHTMSIALQDLAAHPAARKFLLVFTDGVDNGSSERPEDVADAILVQNITLFMIGYGSNMMSQGVMEDVARRSGGYYQRVYAPAQLAALLREIGEEILTQNCVITWETNCTDSLRALHVTAQYRGEVAEADTLFTSPWRPDQLHLRVSGPARLTPGQRGIVYVDLYPRVPRELPLSFEFLLRADPELLEHTALTPVTLGTITQNTAVQLVELRPGTYRFRAEYVYPGLETGHLVGISMRALAAASSRAVHIEIDSLTLTSGCPNTVTQEGFVMEICQCEETLIAHIDSVAIAPSGEELDVNVCWEFFGGQPSQLRGEVRYDSSVLVFSDVISSDAGWDFRVELPEQGKLLVEGVPVNPSGTPCMVLRFRTPITRDVLRDHVSVPKLTAYARCCEDADSLSSRVYVDGICNPLLRRRDNVNLFPQPAAQHVQLTGQLQNLPQRNTRQT; encoded by the coding sequence GTGAGACTCAAAGCTGCAATAGCGTCCCTGGTGCTTCTCCTGGCAACCATCCCCGCTGCCTCCCAGCCCCTGAGCGTATCGATAGAATCCATCGATGCCTCACGGCTCCCACGTTTGAAGATGGAAACAGCGGTGCGGTGGAACGGTGCGCAGCTGCTGTCGACGCAGGGACTCACGCTTTCCGTGATTGAGAACGGGCAGTCCATCCCCGCCGATATCTGGTGTCCCGACACGGCGACAGGAACAGCGGTGGCGCTGGTGCTGGATAATTCCGGTTCGATGACGGGAGTGGATTTCGATAGCCTGAAAACTGGTGCCCTCTCCGTCGTGCGCATGCTCGGCATCGGCGACGAAGCCGCCATCTATCATTTTTCGAATGGCGGGGAGCGCGTGATTGACTTCACCGGGGATATCCCATCACTGGAAACAGCGATCGGGAATCTCGCGATAGGAGCCAATACTCCCATCTATCACACCATGAGCATCGCCCTGCAGGATCTCGCCGCACATCCCGCTGCGAGAAAATTTCTGCTGGTGTTTACCGATGGAGTGGACAATGGTTCGTCGGAACGGCCTGAAGATGTGGCGGATGCGATCCTGGTGCAGAACATCACACTGTTCATGATCGGGTACGGCAGCAACATGATGAGCCAGGGAGTCATGGAGGACGTGGCGCGGCGATCAGGCGGCTATTATCAGCGCGTCTACGCTCCGGCGCAGCTCGCAGCACTGCTGCGCGAGATAGGCGAGGAGATACTCACACAGAACTGCGTGATCACCTGGGAAACGAACTGCACGGATAGTCTTCGTGCCCTGCATGTCACTGCCCAGTATCGAGGGGAAGTGGCTGAGGCGGATACGTTGTTCACATCGCCCTGGCGTCCGGATCAGCTGCACCTGCGCGTGTCCGGTCCTGCGCGTCTCACTCCAGGCCAGCGCGGTATTGTTTACGTGGATCTCTATCCCCGCGTCCCGCGAGAACTCCCGCTTTCATTCGAATTCCTCTTGCGTGCCGATCCGGAGCTGCTCGAACACACAGCGCTGACGCCGGTCACGCTGGGAACCATCACACAGAACACTGCCGTCCAGCTCGTCGAGCTGCGGCCGGGCACATACCGCTTCCGTGCCGAATACGTATACCCCGGGCTTGAGACCGGACACCTGGTCGGCATCTCCATGCGCGCCCTGGCAGCAGCAAGCAGTCGTGCGGTGCATATCGAGATCGACAGCTTAACCCTCACGAGCGGGTGTCCGAACACCGTGACACAGGAAGGATTCGTGATGGAAATCTGTCAATGCGAGGAGACGCTCATCGCGCACATCGATTCGGTTGCAATAGCGCCGAGCGGAGAGGAATTGGACGTGAACGTGTGCTGGGAATTCTTCGGCGGTCAGCCGTCACAGCTGCGCGGCGAAGTGCGCTATGACAGCAGCGTACTCGTGTTCAGCGACGTCATCTCGAGCGATGCCGGGTGGGATTTCCGCGTCGAACTGCCGGAGCAGGGGAAGCTGCTGGTGGAGGGCGTGCCGGTGAATCCGAGCGGGACCCCCTGCATGGTGCTGCGCTTCCGTACACCGATCACCAGGGACGTGCTTCGCGACCACGTGAGCGTGCCGAAACTCACCGCGTACGCCCGGTGCTGCGAGGATGCCGATTCTCTTTCCTCGAGGGTGTACGTGGATGGCATCTGCAATCCTCTGCTTCGCAGGCGTGATAACGTGAATCTCTTTCCGCAGCCCGCAGCGCAACACGTTCAGCTCACCGGTCAGCTGCAGAACCTCCCGCAGCGCAACACGAGGCAGACTTAG
- a CDS encoding T9SS type A sorting domain-containing protein — MIETSSDNGDSWTSLTPSGPQFNILQVAASGNYALCLLDPMRFAPEDWEDSTHTSVMLFRKDRLEPTLLQVPWFVKPKDLDRKMNVDATGDALFISQVGEQQVLLRSSDEGVSWQPIPIPDSLGDRHFPYFIDRDRGILVSAIPGDGRTAAVYVTHDAGATWNNPGIHTALPSTGYLSRVPPLTWLSKDTVFLIDESNATLLSTDGGLHWSVQSDNTTLPIIDCLTMDHTGVGYYSCEDGAVYRVEEYGRSSLRVRDKSYTELPQRIELCSPEPDRIICVNRYGGSFYSRDGGLTWIDEKFQSLYFPKDLQLLSDQTAYVHLFPTDRVMNNGLYLVTDNGGESWKTAYDIDQAGKDWLYIHIATPSVWYAVRKPDQNDSTVLLRTSDAGVLWKPVFARTINYPLINLWQGTFSVGEDTLWFPCSDGLFATHDGGETWAHLEVDMGNTAHGALDISDYPHCYMLSGNKVAVSSDAGTTWRYFENGGDLYNPRILISANKTAYLHFREKGTWRWNLLKSTNAGISWDSIDVIQQQVYIGNIDAGGNSYGMSTISSQAFLSTTDEWRNTTVEGELYGRTVGGIYSRSYNISYAALGGSIIKTTNGGINWTKVTPSLPQSPRIISTWPQPVSQGGMMSTEVELTRPGFVRIELYDLLGRRRAVVWDAEVAATRRTVQWSTAGLERGVYVLRLVTGSGAANTKVMVK, encoded by the coding sequence GTGATCGAAACGTCGTCGGATAATGGCGACAGTTGGACTTCGTTAACGCCATCGGGGCCGCAGTTCAATATTCTCCAGGTGGCGGCATCGGGGAACTACGCATTGTGCTTGTTGGATCCTATGCGTTTCGCGCCGGAAGATTGGGAGGATTCGACCCACACTTCTGTCATGCTTTTTCGTAAAGACCGTCTGGAGCCGACACTTCTGCAGGTACCATGGTTCGTTAAACCGAAGGACCTCGACAGAAAAATGAATGTCGATGCAACAGGCGATGCGTTGTTCATCTCACAGGTTGGAGAGCAGCAGGTACTGCTGCGCTCCTCCGATGAGGGAGTGTCATGGCAACCGATTCCCATCCCTGATAGTCTGGGAGATCGACATTTCCCATACTTTATCGACAGGGATCGAGGGATATTGGTCTCCGCGATTCCCGGTGATGGTCGGACGGCTGCAGTCTACGTGACACACGATGCGGGCGCTACATGGAATAACCCCGGGATTCACACAGCGCTTCCATCAACCGGTTACTTGTCCAGAGTGCCACCGCTCACATGGCTCTCAAAAGACACGGTCTTCCTGATTGATGAATCGAATGCAACGCTTCTGTCGACCGATGGCGGCTTGCACTGGTCAGTACAATCCGACAACACGACGCTTCCGATCATTGATTGTTTGACCATGGACCACACTGGGGTTGGCTATTATAGCTGCGAGGATGGGGCTGTTTATAGAGTGGAAGAGTATGGACGCAGCAGCCTTCGGGTACGGGACAAAAGCTACACGGAATTGCCGCAGAGAATAGAGTTGTGCAGTCCGGAACCGGATAGAATTATCTGTGTTAATCGATATGGTGGGTCCTTTTACTCGAGGGACGGAGGTCTGACATGGATCGATGAGAAATTCCAGTCCTTGTACTTTCCGAAAGATCTCCAACTGTTATCAGACCAGACTGCATACGTTCACCTGTTCCCTACGGATCGTGTGATGAATAACGGTCTGTATCTGGTCACGGACAACGGTGGCGAATCATGGAAAACTGCTTACGACATCGATCAAGCGGGAAAGGACTGGCTGTACATTCATATTGCTACGCCTTCCGTGTGGTATGCTGTAAGGAAACCCGATCAAAATGACAGCACAGTATTATTGCGAACAAGCGATGCCGGAGTCTTATGGAAACCCGTGTTCGCCCGGACAATCAATTATCCGCTGATCAACCTATGGCAGGGGACATTTTCCGTCGGTGAGGACACTCTCTGGTTTCCCTGCAGCGATGGTCTTTTCGCCACACACGATGGGGGAGAGACCTGGGCTCATCTCGAGGTTGATATGGGAAACACAGCTCATGGTGCTCTGGATATTTCCGATTACCCGCATTGCTACATGCTTTCCGGGAACAAGGTCGCGGTGAGTTCGGATGCAGGTACTACATGGCGGTATTTCGAGAATGGCGGGGATCTGTACAATCCCAGGATCCTGATCTCGGCGAATAAGACAGCGTATCTGCATTTCAGGGAGAAGGGAACGTGGCGTTGGAACCTTTTGAAAAGCACAAATGCCGGGATATCATGGGATTCCATTGATGTCATTCAGCAACAAGTGTATATCGGGAATATAGATGCGGGCGGCAATAGCTATGGCATGAGCACTATCTCCTCGCAGGCATTTCTATCCACAACCGATGAATGGAGGAATACTACTGTAGAGGGAGAACTTTATGGAAGAACTGTTGGGGGCATCTACTCTCGTAGTTACAACATATCCTATGCCGCACTTGGGGGATCGATCATAAAAACCACCAACGGCGGCATCAACTGGACGAAGGTCACACCGTCTTTGCCACAATCCCCGCGCATCATCTCAACGTGGCCGCAGCCGGTGTCGCAGGGTGGAATGATGAGTACGGAGGTCGAACTCACACGTCCGGGATTCGTGCGTATCGAGCTGTACGATCTTTTGGGCCGCAGGAGGGCGGTAGTGTGGGATGCTGAGGTCGCTGCCACCCGGCGAACCGTGCAGTGGTCCACCGCTGGACTCGAACGCGGTGTGTACGTGCTGCGGTTGGTGACGGGAAGCGGCGCTGCAAACACGAAGGTAATGGTGAAGTGA